One genomic window of bacterium includes the following:
- a CDS encoding tryptophan 2,3-dioxygenase, with protein MGSRFGEEGRRLSYGSYLKVPELLELQAGLSHEHDELLFIVAHQVYELWFKVVLFELEAARDRIDDDDIFFARHHLRRVHVIERLLVEQIEVLETMSPQDFLAFRSQLAPASGFQSVQFREIEFLSGLKEEKYLARLEATTAEMSRLRRRLEEPSIDDAFRGLVRRRGSPSLLEIFRDRERHGDLFDLCETLLDHDETFAHWRARHVLMVERQIGSKTGTGGSSGAEYLRTTLGKRFYPELWDVRSQL; from the coding sequence GTGGGATCGAGATTCGGGGAGGAGGGCCGCCGGCTCTCGTACGGCTCCTACCTGAAGGTCCCTGAGCTGCTCGAGCTGCAGGCCGGCCTGAGCCACGAACATGACGAGCTCCTGTTCATCGTCGCCCACCAGGTGTACGAGCTCTGGTTCAAGGTCGTGCTGTTCGAGCTCGAGGCGGCGCGGGACCGCATCGACGATGACGACATCTTCTTCGCGCGCCACCACCTGCGGCGGGTCCACGTCATCGAGCGGCTGCTTGTGGAGCAGATTGAGGTGCTCGAGACCATGTCGCCCCAGGACTTTCTGGCTTTTCGCTCGCAGCTCGCGCCGGCCAGCGGGTTCCAGTCGGTGCAGTTTCGCGAGATCGAGTTCCTCTCAGGCTTGAAGGAAGAGAAGTACCTCGCGCGCCTGGAGGCCACGACAGCTGAGATGAGCCGGCTGCGAAGGCGGCTCGAGGAGCCGTCGATCGACGATGCGTTTCGCGGCCTGGTCAGGCGACGGGGCTCGCCATCGCTGCTCGAGATCTTCAGGGATCGCGAGCGACACGGCGATCTGTTCGACCTGTGCGAAACCCTGCTCGACCACGACGAGACGTTCGCGCACTGGCGCGCCCGCCACGTACTCATGGTCGAGCGTCAGATCGGGAGCAAGACCGGCACCGGCGGCAGCAGCGGCGCTGAGTACCTGCGCACGACCCTCGGCAAGCGC